The following are from one region of the Yoonia sp. R2331 genome:
- a CDS encoding ceramidase domain-containing protein, giving the protein MNWTDQVDGYCERVDLTLWSEPINAVTNLAFLIAAVVMWRRTAGVIPARVLCVILFAIGIGSGLFHTHATVWAALTDVAPIGLFILTYLFLVHRDVLGLPLWIALIATALFVPYAAIVVPILDQIPFVQISNFYWTVPILLVAYGVGLRRTQPETARGFMIGAAILVTSIIMRSLDEIVCPSLSIGTHFLWHILNAIMLGYMIHVYTAHVLAGRWARR; this is encoded by the coding sequence ATGAACTGGACCGATCAAGTTGACGGATACTGCGAACGGGTCGATCTGACGCTCTGGTCAGAGCCGATCAACGCGGTGACCAATCTTGCGTTCTTGATTGCCGCCGTGGTGATGTGGCGGCGCACTGCGGGGGTGATCCCAGCGCGGGTGCTCTGCGTGATCCTGTTTGCAATTGGCATCGGCAGCGGGCTTTTCCATACCCATGCGACTGTTTGGGCTGCCTTGACCGACGTAGCCCCCATCGGGCTTTTCATCCTGACCTACCTCTTTTTGGTGCACCGCGATGTGCTGGGCCTGCCGCTGTGGATCGCACTGATCGCCACGGCGCTTTTTGTGCCCTACGCGGCCATCGTCGTCCCTATCCTAGATCAGATCCCCTTCGTGCAAATCTCGAACTTCTACTGGACAGTGCCGATCCTGCTGGTGGCCTACGGGGTGGGCCTGCGCCGCACACAGCCTGAAACGGCGCGCGGTTTCATGATTGGTGCCGCGATCCTTGTGACCTCGATCATCATGCGGTCACTGGATGAAATCGTCTGCCCCAGCCTGTCGATTGGCACACATTTTCTGTGGCATATCCTGAATGCGATCATGCTGGGCTATATGATCCATGTTTACACCGCACATGTCCTTGCAGGTCGCTGGGCGCGGCGGTAA
- a CDS encoding DUF5671 domain-containing protein, whose protein sequence is MSSKQDLKEFVGSALSAGQSRPDIKAALTQAGWSADEVNDALSAWSDVAFSQPVPSPQSVVSARDFFVHGLTFALLFGAAIYLNWLCFSIIDLVLADDHLPRWTVRSIRNAIAGLIATAPLFAYLTYREGQLEAANPGRSRSVIRNWLTYLTLLATALTFLGNFGWTLAQFLNGELTDVTILRTLVVAAISGSIFLFYRRQVGKGMS, encoded by the coding sequence ATGTCATCAAAACAAGATCTCAAGGAATTTGTCGGCTCCGCGCTTAGCGCCGGTCAGTCCCGACCTGATATCAAAGCCGCGCTGACGCAGGCCGGTTGGTCCGCCGATGAGGTGAATGATGCCCTGTCTGCATGGTCGGACGTGGCGTTTTCGCAACCGGTGCCAAGCCCGCAGTCTGTGGTCTCCGCGCGGGATTTCTTTGTGCATGGGCTGACATTTGCGCTGCTCTTTGGTGCAGCCATCTATTTGAATTGGCTTTGCTTTTCGATCATCGACCTTGTTCTGGCAGATGACCACCTTCCAAGATGGACCGTGCGCTCTATCCGCAATGCCATCGCCGGTTTGATCGCCACAGCGCCGCTTTTCGCCTATCTGACCTACCGCGAGGGTCAGCTAGAGGCCGCAAACCCCGGTCGCAGCCGTTCGGTCATCCGCAACTGGCTGACCTATCTGACACTTTTGGCGACAGCTTTGACCTTCCTTGGCAATTTCGGCTGGACGCTCGCGCAGTTCCTGAACGGTGAGCTGACCGATGTCACGATCTTGCGGACCTTGGTGGTCGCAGCGATTTCAGGGTCCATTTTTCTGTTTTACCGGCGGCAGGTCGGGAAGGGCATGTCATGA
- a CDS encoding metal-dependent hydrolase, with protein sequence MKITWLGHASFRIEIEGAVLLIDPWLAGNPSFPDDRRAEALAGATHILLTHGHFDHTAEISDIAAETKATVCCIPEMAGVIEAMGHTVVDWNKGGTIDCAGAKVSMVNAVHSSSMPTADGVIYSGTESGFMIGGEGHMIYVSGDTDIMADMDWMGDFYQPDIGILCAGGHYTMGMKGAAYAAKRYFNFKTVIPCHYKTFPLLEQSAQALIDGLPGVDVQTPEVMAPIDF encoded by the coding sequence ATGAAGATCACATGGTTGGGACATGCAAGTTTTCGCATCGAAATTGAAGGGGCGGTGTTGCTGATCGACCCCTGGCTGGCAGGAAACCCCTCTTTTCCTGATGATCGCCGGGCTGAGGCCTTGGCGGGCGCAACGCATATCCTGCTGACCCATGGGCATTTTGATCATACCGCTGAAATCAGCGACATCGCGGCCGAAACAAAGGCAACAGTCTGCTGTATCCCGGAAATGGCCGGTGTGATCGAAGCGATGGGCCATACGGTGGTCGACTGGAACAAGGGTGGGACGATTGACTGTGCGGGCGCCAAAGTGTCGATGGTCAATGCGGTGCATTCGTCATCCATGCCAACTGCTGACGGGGTCATCTACAGCGGCACCGAAAGTGGATTCATGATCGGGGGCGAAGGCCACATGATCTATGTGTCGGGCGACACCGACATCATGGCGGATATGGACTGGATGGGCGATTTTTATCAGCCCGACATCGGCATCCTGTGTGCAGGCGGCCACTACACGATGGGAATGAAAGGCGCTGCCTATGCGGCCAAACGCTATTTCAACTTCAAGACGGTTATTCCCTGCCATTACAAGACCTTCCCGCTGCTCGAACAATCGGCGCAGGCGCTGATTGACGGGCTTCCGGGTGTTGATGTGCAAACTCCCGAGGTGATGGCCCCTATCGACTTTTGA